In one window of Leifsonia sp. NPDC080035 DNA:
- a CDS encoding ParB-like protein, which yields MTHRPFGAVVGAVLAIGTALGAVAIAAPAVAAPGATDVKDPSCVTGDTRALCAEPERLLDVRIGDVHPTQPSLGYDEVYYKLGRYSTALSKDAVNKKFDDWCEANGQGAAATTSAASTLRDSSSFTCTIPLGSETADSIAPMKTVVIGPQGALYLTDGHHTLTSFAEDAQGGMDTHVRLRVLGNLSGLTESAFWDAMKANKWTWLRDVDGDAITPAQLPKTVGLASFEDDRYRSIMYFARDIGYSADGAVPFQEFYWGTWLRGHADIDVAGWNQDDWDASLALVKQITQAQVALAPTDVVDAESGYTASDLSAFTAWNDGKAESKGEWAKLAQPYSSAKPGKLAYMTAYRATLPPAATAPAAPAAPTATANGSDVTVRWAAPADGGSAITGYTVRLSNGLTKTTDAATLSATFTGLAAGQYTATVTAANAVGASAPSAASAPVTVEATGTDPGTPGDPGTPDPTTVHGHITVSGALVAGGSVTVAGTGFAANVAGVRVELHSDPVLLGTVSTDASGAFALSTTIPASVPAGAHSVVVVVNGVQVGTAAVTVAAADSAAVGAQDGDPAELASTGSTLAAEPFLAATALAALLAGAALVALRRRAGAGPRAGE from the coding sequence GTGACCCATCGACCCTTCGGCGCCGTCGTCGGCGCCGTCCTGGCCATCGGCACGGCGCTCGGCGCCGTCGCCATCGCCGCGCCCGCCGTCGCCGCCCCCGGCGCCACCGACGTCAAGGACCCGAGCTGTGTCACCGGCGACACCCGCGCGCTCTGCGCGGAGCCGGAGCGGCTGCTCGACGTCCGGATCGGCGACGTCCACCCGACCCAGCCCTCGCTCGGCTACGACGAGGTCTACTACAAGCTCGGCCGCTACTCGACGGCACTCAGCAAGGACGCCGTCAACAAGAAGTTCGACGACTGGTGCGAGGCGAACGGCCAGGGCGCCGCGGCCACGACGAGCGCCGCCTCCACGCTGCGCGACTCCTCCTCGTTCACGTGCACGATCCCGCTCGGATCGGAGACCGCCGACTCCATCGCGCCGATGAAGACCGTCGTGATCGGTCCGCAGGGCGCGCTCTACCTGACCGACGGGCACCACACGCTCACGTCCTTCGCGGAGGACGCACAGGGCGGCATGGACACGCACGTCCGCCTGCGCGTGCTCGGCAACCTGAGCGGCCTGACCGAGTCGGCGTTCTGGGATGCGATGAAGGCCAACAAGTGGACGTGGCTGCGGGACGTCGACGGCGACGCCATCACGCCGGCGCAGCTGCCGAAGACGGTCGGCCTCGCGAGCTTCGAGGACGACCGCTACCGCAGCATCATGTACTTCGCCCGCGACATCGGCTACTCAGCCGACGGCGCCGTTCCGTTCCAGGAGTTCTACTGGGGCACCTGGCTGCGCGGCCACGCCGACATCGACGTGGCGGGCTGGAACCAGGACGACTGGGACGCGTCCCTCGCGCTCGTGAAGCAGATCACGCAGGCCCAGGTCGCGCTCGCTCCCACCGACGTCGTGGATGCCGAGAGCGGCTACACCGCGTCCGACCTCTCCGCGTTCACCGCGTGGAACGACGGCAAGGCAGAGAGCAAGGGCGAGTGGGCGAAGCTCGCCCAGCCGTACTCGTCGGCGAAGCCGGGCAAGCTCGCGTACATGACCGCGTACCGGGCGACGCTTCCGCCCGCCGCGACCGCGCCAGCCGCGCCCGCAGCACCGACGGCGACGGCGAACGGCTCCGACGTCACCGTGAGGTGGGCGGCGCCCGCCGACGGTGGCTCGGCCATCACCGGCTACACGGTCCGGCTCTCGAACGGCCTCACGAAGACCACGGATGCGGCGACCCTCAGCGCGACGTTCACCGGTCTGGCCGCAGGGCAGTACACCGCGACCGTCACCGCTGCCAACGCGGTCGGCGCCTCCGCGCCCTCCGCCGCCTCCGCTCCCGTCACGGTCGAGGCGACGGGAACCGATCCTGGCACGCCGGGCGACCCGGGCACCCCCGACCCCACCACCGTCCACGGCCACATCACGGTGAGTGGCGCTCTCGTCGCGGGCGGCAGCGTCACCGTCGCGGGCACCGGGTTCGCCGCGAACGTCGCCGGCGTGCGGGTCGAGCTGCACTCCGACCCGGTGCTGCTCGGCACGGTGTCGACGGACGCCTCTGGCGCGTTCGCGCTGAGCACGACCATCCCCGCGTCCGTCCCGGCCGGCGCGCACAGCGTGGTGGTCGTCGTGAACGGCGTGCAGGTCGGGACGGCGGCCGTCACGGTCGCCGCGGCCGACTCGGCTGCGGTCGGCGCGCAGGACGGCGACCCGGCGGAGCTCGCGTCGACGGGATCCACCCTGGCCGCGGAGCCGTTCCTCGCGGCGACCGCGCTCGCCGCGCTCCTCGCCGGCGCCGCACTGGTGGCGCTGCGCCGGCGTGCGGGCGCCGGGCCCCGCGCGGGGGAGTAG
- a CDS encoding ABC transporter ATP-binding protein — protein MKALWRTLRDLVPLLPAAGQRYLKFYTWFVGLLAVLDAFSLGLLAIVISPLLSGSSLTVPILGTIDTTGLIWLLVLICVVVILKGVLASLIQYFATRRFAAFELSIGDRLLSAYLASPWVERLKRNSADVVRLADWGIANTIAGVLLPAASLVGEATTFVVVFLVLAISQPVIALTALVYLGLVGIALYFWVSRRSQVAGRVNRDYSYRVSRLLTEMIGALKEVTLRNKSQEVAEVVHQERIKTSRARANIQFLNLVPRYILESAVIGGIVLVGAVGFLTGGSLVAAITAVSVFSLAGFRMAPSITRFQAVIGTTTANLPHAQNVIADITAMEKQNAEARAGADTGVLPEHPTSLDLDAVTFAYSPDSPAALREVDLSIPFGSTVAFVGSSGAGKSTLVDLILGLVEPTGGSITIDGTPLRHVASAWHSRVGYVPQDVSLFDGTVGQNVALTWSDDVDPVRAQAALEQAQLWDVIANREGGLDGVIGERGLALSGGQRQRLGIARALYVDPFVLVMDEATSALDTATEAAVAQAIRELHGKVTVILVAHRLSTIRHADTIYFMSDGRIVASGSFDELVRTVPAFAEQAALAGMTG, from the coding sequence GTGAAAGCCCTCTGGCGCACGTTGCGCGACCTCGTCCCCCTCCTGCCCGCGGCGGGTCAGCGCTACCTGAAGTTCTACACCTGGTTCGTCGGCCTGCTCGCGGTCCTCGACGCGTTCTCGCTCGGCCTTCTCGCGATCGTCATCTCGCCGCTGCTCTCCGGCAGCTCGCTGACCGTCCCGATCCTCGGGACGATCGACACCACCGGCCTGATCTGGCTGCTCGTGCTCATCTGCGTCGTGGTCATCCTGAAGGGCGTGCTCGCGTCCCTGATCCAGTACTTCGCGACCCGCCGGTTCGCCGCCTTCGAGCTCAGCATCGGCGACCGGCTGCTCAGCGCGTACCTCGCCTCGCCCTGGGTGGAGCGTCTCAAGCGGAACTCGGCCGACGTGGTCCGCCTTGCCGACTGGGGCATCGCGAACACGATCGCCGGGGTCCTGCTCCCCGCCGCCTCGCTGGTCGGGGAGGCGACCACCTTCGTCGTGGTGTTCCTCGTGCTCGCGATCAGCCAGCCGGTGATCGCCCTGACCGCCCTCGTGTACCTCGGCCTGGTCGGCATCGCCCTCTACTTCTGGGTCTCCCGCCGGTCGCAGGTGGCCGGCCGGGTCAACCGCGACTACTCGTACCGCGTGTCGCGCCTGCTCACCGAGATGATCGGCGCGCTCAAGGAGGTGACGCTCCGGAACAAGTCGCAGGAGGTCGCCGAGGTGGTCCACCAGGAGCGCATCAAGACCTCCCGCGCACGTGCGAACATCCAGTTCCTCAACCTGGTGCCGCGGTACATCCTGGAGTCCGCGGTCATCGGCGGCATCGTGCTCGTCGGCGCCGTCGGCTTCCTCACCGGCGGCAGCCTCGTGGCAGCGATCACGGCGGTGTCGGTCTTCAGCCTCGCCGGCTTCCGGATGGCCCCCTCGATCACGCGTTTCCAGGCCGTGATCGGCACGACGACGGCGAACCTGCCGCACGCCCAGAACGTCATCGCCGACATCACGGCGATGGAGAAGCAGAACGCCGAGGCCCGCGCGGGTGCCGACACCGGCGTGCTCCCCGAGCACCCGACGAGCCTGGACCTCGACGCGGTCACCTTCGCCTACTCCCCCGATTCGCCTGCGGCGCTGCGCGAGGTCGACCTGTCCATCCCGTTCGGGTCGACCGTCGCCTTCGTCGGCTCGTCGGGCGCGGGCAAGTCGACGCTGGTCGATCTGATCCTCGGGCTGGTGGAGCCGACCGGAGGCTCGATCACCATCGACGGGACGCCGCTGCGGCACGTCGCCTCTGCGTGGCACTCCCGGGTCGGCTACGTGCCCCAGGACGTGTCGCTGTTCGACGGGACCGTCGGCCAGAACGTCGCCCTGACGTGGTCGGACGACGTCGACCCGGTTCGTGCGCAGGCGGCGCTGGAGCAGGCGCAGCTGTGGGATGTGATCGCGAACCGCGAGGGCGGCCTCGACGGCGTCATCGGCGAGCGCGGTCTCGCCCTCTCCGGCGGCCAGCGCCAGCGCCTGGGCATCGCCCGCGCCCTATACGTCGACCCGTTCGTGCTCGTGATGGACGAGGCGACCAGCGCGCTCGACACGGCGACCGAGGCGGCGGTCGCTCAGGCGATCAGGGAGCTGCACGGCAAGGTCACCGTCATCCTGGTCGCGCACCGGCTGTCGACCATCCGGCACGCCGACACCATCTACTTCATGTCGGACGGGCGGATCGTGGCGAGCGGGAGCTTCGACGAGCTCGTGCGCACCGTCCCGGCGTTCGCCGAGCAGGCCGCGCTCGCCGGAATGACCGGCTAG
- a CDS encoding phage tail protein → MSYVVDFENVSTVGLESSPVSPALAGLRANEARYFRNKYDHVFTTEPADAAGAESVERVARILKEERDIEIASPALEATDFEVEGVRWTYVFYESGLSINVLYTLEPGGKRAVGFKLSDGMEVPEELAAFKFARQRSKLAGTIRGSFFVIKGEH, encoded by the coding sequence ATGTCGTACGTCGTCGACTTCGAGAACGTGTCAACGGTCGGCCTGGAGTCGTCGCCGGTCTCCCCGGCGCTCGCCGGGCTGCGGGCCAACGAGGCCCGCTACTTCCGCAACAAGTACGACCACGTCTTCACGACCGAGCCCGCGGATGCCGCGGGAGCGGAGTCGGTCGAGCGTGTCGCGCGCATCCTGAAGGAGGAGCGCGACATCGAGATCGCCTCCCCGGCGCTCGAGGCGACCGACTTCGAGGTCGAGGGAGTGCGCTGGACGTACGTCTTCTACGAGTCGGGACTGTCGATCAACGTGCTCTACACGCTCGAGCCGGGCGGCAAGCGCGCGGTCGGGTTCAAGCTCTCCGACGGCATGGAGGTGCCGGAGGAGCTGGCGGCCTTCAAGTTCGCGCGCCAGAGGTCGAAACTGGCCGGCACGATCCGCGGCTCGTTCTTCGTGATCAAGGGCGAGCACTGA
- a CDS encoding GNAT family N-acetyltransferase, translated as MGIEVLPATGRWDDFATFMVPRKPGGGGCVCMSYRDARLGMPERIAYMHDECEREPGPGVLAYVDDQVAGWCSVAPKSTYRRLLNSRTIPHLDEDRDPWSIVCFVVRAGFRGRGLMHELLDGAVAHARAAGAELVEGYPVDTGGAKVDVISGYVGTVALFEAHGFRRHAKTTAHSGGADRWLMRRTLP; from the coding sequence ATGGGGATCGAGGTGCTGCCCGCGACCGGGCGTTGGGACGACTTCGCGACGTTCATGGTGCCGCGGAAGCCGGGCGGCGGGGGATGCGTGTGCATGTCGTACCGGGACGCGCGGCTCGGGATGCCGGAGCGCATCGCGTACATGCACGACGAGTGCGAGCGGGAGCCAGGACCAGGCGTTCTCGCCTACGTGGACGATCAGGTGGCCGGGTGGTGCTCGGTGGCTCCCAAGTCGACGTACCGGCGGCTGCTCAACTCCCGCACCATCCCGCACCTGGACGAGGATCGCGACCCGTGGTCGATCGTCTGCTTCGTGGTTCGCGCCGGATTCCGGGGCCGGGGGCTCATGCACGAGCTGCTGGACGGTGCGGTCGCGCACGCGCGGGCGGCCGGCGCCGAGCTGGTGGAGGGGTACCCGGTCGACACCGGCGGGGCGAAGGTAGACGTGATCAGCGGCTACGTCGGCACGGTCGCGCTGTTCGAGGCGCACGGCTTCCGGCGGCACGCCAAGACGACGGCGCACTCGGGCGGCGCCGACCGCTGGCTGATGCGCCGCACCCTCCCCTGA
- the ychF gene encoding redox-regulated ATPase YchF has translation MALTIGIVGLPNVGKSTLFNALTKNTALAANYPFATIEPNVGVVNLPDPRLDTLAELFGSERILPAPVSFVDIAGIVKGASEGEGLGNKFLANIREADAIAQVVRGFSDPDVVHVAGKVDAAGDMETINTELILADLQTLEKAETRYEKEVKGRKLEPVVLETARAAIEYLNSGKPLSSSDIDLEPVRELGLLTAKPFIYVFNVDEDVLTDESRRAELAALVAPAQAVFLDAKLESELIDLDPADAAELLASTGQEESGLDQLARIGFDTLGLQTYLTAGPKESRAWTIHKGWKAPQAAGVIHTDFEKGFIKAEVISFDDLVDAGSVAEARSRGKARMEGKDYVMQDGDVVEFRFNV, from the coding sequence GTGGCTCTCACTATCGGTATCGTCGGCCTGCCCAACGTCGGCAAGTCCACCCTTTTCAACGCCCTGACCAAGAACACGGCGCTCGCCGCGAACTACCCGTTCGCGACGATCGAGCCGAACGTCGGCGTGGTGAACCTGCCCGACCCGCGGCTCGACACCCTCGCCGAGCTGTTCGGCAGCGAGCGCATCCTGCCCGCCCCGGTGTCATTCGTCGACATCGCCGGCATCGTGAAGGGTGCGAGCGAGGGCGAGGGCCTCGGCAACAAGTTCCTCGCGAACATCCGCGAGGCGGACGCGATCGCCCAGGTGGTGCGCGGCTTCAGCGACCCGGACGTCGTGCACGTCGCCGGCAAGGTGGACGCAGCCGGCGACATGGAGACGATCAACACCGAGCTCATCCTCGCCGACCTGCAGACCCTCGAGAAGGCCGAGACGCGCTACGAGAAGGAGGTCAAGGGCCGGAAGCTGGAGCCGGTGGTCCTGGAGACCGCCCGCGCCGCGATCGAGTACCTGAACTCGGGCAAGCCGCTGTCGTCCTCCGACATCGACCTGGAGCCCGTGAGGGAGCTCGGCCTGCTGACGGCCAAGCCGTTCATCTACGTGTTCAACGTGGACGAGGACGTGCTGACCGACGAGTCCCGCCGCGCCGAGCTCGCCGCGCTGGTCGCGCCCGCCCAGGCCGTGTTCCTGGACGCGAAGCTGGAGTCCGAGCTGATCGACCTCGACCCCGCCGACGCCGCCGAGCTGCTCGCCTCAACCGGCCAGGAGGAGTCGGGCCTGGACCAGCTGGCCCGCATCGGCTTCGACACCCTCGGCCTGCAGACCTACCTCACCGCGGGGCCGAAGGAGTCGCGCGCCTGGACCATCCACAAGGGCTGGAAGGCCCCGCAGGCGGCCGGCGTGATCCACACCGACTTCGAGAAGGGCTTCATCAAGGCCGAGGTCATCTCCTTCGACGACCTGGTCGACGCGGGCAGCGTCGCCGAGGCCCGCTCCCGCGGCAAGGCCCGCATGGAGGGCAAGGACTACGTCATGCAGGACGGGGACGTGGTGGAGTTCCGCTTCAACGTGTAG
- a CDS encoding class I SAM-dependent methyltransferase, translating into MKERRDKEEHAAAFERAADVYDAARPGYPAEAVAWLAEGIEGPVLDLGAGTGKLTAALAGLGLETFAVDPSPEMLRVLGERLPGADARVGAAESIPLPDGSVDLVVAAQAWHWVDARRAIPEVARVLRPGGRLGLVWNDRDESVDWVRELGELMGAGEATFGEDDEPRLAAPFGPLERHTVHWVQSLTLDGLLDLARSRSYFITKDPDAQAAVIASLRRLHAEHPELAGAERIELPYVTRCYRASRED; encoded by the coding sequence ATGAAGGAGCGACGGGACAAGGAGGAGCACGCGGCGGCGTTCGAACGCGCGGCCGACGTGTACGACGCGGCGCGGCCCGGCTACCCGGCCGAGGCGGTCGCCTGGCTCGCCGAGGGGATCGAGGGCCCGGTGCTCGACCTCGGCGCCGGCACCGGCAAGCTCACCGCGGCGCTCGCCGGCCTCGGACTCGAGACGTTCGCGGTCGACCCGTCGCCGGAGATGCTGCGGGTGCTGGGCGAGCGGCTGCCCGGTGCGGACGCGCGGGTCGGTGCGGCGGAGTCCATCCCGCTCCCGGACGGAAGCGTCGACCTCGTCGTCGCCGCGCAGGCCTGGCACTGGGTGGATGCGCGGCGGGCCATCCCGGAGGTCGCGCGGGTCCTGCGCCCCGGCGGTCGGCTCGGCCTGGTCTGGAACGACAGGGACGAGAGCGTCGACTGGGTGCGCGAACTCGGCGAGCTGATGGGCGCGGGGGAGGCGACGTTCGGCGAGGACGACGAACCGCGGCTCGCTGCCCCGTTCGGACCGCTCGAGAGGCACACCGTGCACTGGGTGCAGTCCCTCACGCTCGACGGCCTGCTCGACCTCGCCCGCTCGCGCAGCTACTTCATCACGAAGGACCCGGACGCACAGGCCGCCGTGATCGCGTCCCTGCGCCGGCTGCACGCCGAGCATCCCGAGCTGGCGGGCGCCGAGCGGATCGAGCTCCCGTACGTCACCCGCTGCTACCGCGCCAGCAGGGAGGACTGA
- a CDS encoding exonuclease domain-containing protein, giving the protein MPLDFTAIDFETANSSAASACSVGLIKVRDGKVVDRAGWLIQPPYGHDHFQEWNVRIHGIQPEDVVGAAGWVDQLADLVEFAEDDHLVAHNAGFDMGVIRAACAATFVACPEYRYLCSLAVARRTYHLESYRLPVAAMAAGFEDFHHHDALADAEACAAIVIHAARRHGAATVDDLAALTGARVGRIGVPAAA; this is encoded by the coding sequence GTGCCACTGGATTTCACCGCCATCGACTTCGAGACCGCGAACTCCTCGGCGGCGTCCGCCTGTTCCGTCGGGCTGATCAAGGTGCGGGACGGCAAGGTCGTCGACCGCGCGGGCTGGCTCATCCAGCCGCCGTACGGACACGACCACTTCCAGGAGTGGAACGTGCGCATCCACGGCATCCAGCCCGAGGATGTGGTCGGCGCCGCGGGCTGGGTCGACCAGCTCGCCGACCTCGTCGAGTTCGCGGAGGACGACCACCTCGTCGCGCACAACGCCGGCTTCGACATGGGCGTGATCCGCGCCGCCTGCGCCGCGACCTTCGTCGCCTGCCCCGAGTACCGCTACCTGTGCAGCCTGGCGGTCGCGCGCCGCACCTACCACCTGGAGTCGTACCGGCTGCCGGTGGCCGCGATGGCCGCCGGATTCGAGGACTTCCACCACCACGACGCGCTCGCCGACGCCGAGGCGTGCGCGGCCATCGTCATCCACGCCGCCCGCCGTCACGGCGCGGCGACGGTGGACGATCTCGCCGCCCTCACCGGCGCACGGGTCGGCCGAATCGGCGTGCCCGCCGCCGCCTGA
- a CDS encoding DNA recombination protein RmuC: MDILALLIGLILGLLVGAAGAGFAVAKLLRGRAMDAVPAEPVIDPAVVAARHAAELAEVRAAEAAVQAEIRADLAAADARLDALQAQLRDAQELHRETIERHRAEAQAQAERERAESKVLQALAPVRESLTDMQRKVVELETQRHQQHGQLTQQLRSAAESEERLRSTAEALASALRSNSTRGVWGETQLRSVVEAAGLIERVDFDLQSSIHSESGAGRPDMIVHLPGGKSIALDAKVPFNAYLEASQIPATATGAEGAQREALLKQHVKAVRDHITALGSKAYWTGLESSPELVIAFIPSESLVSSALEADPSIMEFAFGKRVALASPVTLWSVLKTVAFSWQQDVLTQEAKQLFDLSRTLYTRLSTTAGHIEKLGRSLERTVKDYNGFVGSFERQVFPAARKLNALDESKVIGVLEGIEESPRELTAFELVSELDRDTRDLESRDMHGIDKLALEEQERAHAHDGDAESESGAA; the protein is encoded by the coding sequence ATGGACATCCTCGCCCTGCTCATCGGTCTCATCCTCGGCCTCCTCGTCGGCGCTGCCGGCGCGGGATTCGCCGTCGCGAAGCTGCTGCGCGGCCGCGCGATGGATGCGGTGCCCGCCGAGCCGGTGATCGACCCCGCGGTCGTCGCGGCCCGGCACGCCGCGGAGCTCGCCGAGGTGCGCGCGGCCGAGGCCGCCGTGCAGGCCGAGATCCGTGCCGACCTCGCCGCGGCCGACGCGCGCCTGGATGCACTGCAGGCGCAGCTTCGCGACGCGCAAGAGCTGCACCGCGAGACGATCGAGCGCCACCGCGCCGAGGCGCAGGCCCAGGCGGAACGCGAGCGCGCCGAGAGCAAGGTGCTGCAGGCCCTTGCCCCGGTGCGCGAGAGCCTCACCGACATGCAGCGCAAGGTGGTGGAGCTGGAGACCCAGCGGCACCAGCAGCACGGCCAGCTCACCCAGCAGCTGCGTTCGGCGGCCGAGTCCGAGGAGCGCCTGCGCAGCACGGCCGAGGCGCTGGCCTCGGCGCTCCGCTCCAACAGCACGCGCGGCGTGTGGGGCGAGACGCAGCTGCGCAGCGTCGTGGAGGCGGCCGGGCTGATCGAGCGCGTGGACTTCGACCTGCAGTCCAGCATCCACTCCGAGTCCGGCGCGGGACGCCCGGACATGATCGTGCACCTGCCCGGTGGCAAGAGCATCGCGCTCGACGCGAAGGTGCCGTTCAACGCGTACCTCGAGGCGAGCCAGATCCCTGCGACCGCGACCGGCGCCGAGGGCGCACAGCGCGAGGCGCTGCTGAAGCAGCACGTGAAGGCCGTGCGCGACCACATCACGGCCCTCGGAAGCAAGGCGTACTGGACGGGCCTGGAGTCCTCCCCCGAGCTCGTGATCGCGTTCATCCCGAGCGAGTCGCTGGTCTCCTCGGCGCTCGAGGCCGACCCCTCCATCATGGAGTTCGCCTTCGGCAAGCGCGTCGCCCTGGCGTCCCCGGTCACCCTGTGGTCGGTGCTGAAGACCGTGGCGTTCAGCTGGCAGCAGGACGTGCTCACCCAGGAGGCCAAGCAGCTGTTCGACCTCAGCCGCACCCTGTACACGAGGCTCTCCACCACCGCGGGGCACATCGAGAAGCTGGGGCGGTCGCTGGAGCGCACCGTCAAGGACTACAACGGCTTCGTCGGCTCGTTCGAGCGCCAGGTGTTCCCGGCGGCGCGCAAGCTCAATGCGCTGGACGAGTCCAAGGTGATCGGCGTGCTCGAAGGGATCGAGGAGTCGCCGCGCGAGCTGACGGCGTTCGAGCTCGTGAGCGAGCTGGACCGGGACACCCGGGACCTCGAATCGCGCGACATGCACGGGATCGACAAGCTCGCGCTCGAAGAGCAGGAGCGCGCTCACGCGCACGACGGCGACGCCGAGTCCGAGTCCGGCGCCGCGTAA
- the glpX gene encoding class II fructose-bisphosphatase, producing the protein MTSTDTASHFTHPDRNLAMELVRATEAAAIRATPWIGRGDKNAADGAAVDAMRKFLGTVNFDGVIVIGEGEKDNAPMLFNGEHVGNGRGPAVDIAVDPIDGTSLTAAGRQNALSVIAVSDRGTMLDASSVFYMSKIVTGPEGRGVVDLSQSIGDNIRELAKAKGKPVGEIRVAVLDRPRHEGLIEEIRSAGAGTRLMLDGDVAGGINAARYESRIDMCVGIGGSPEGITTACAIKALGGFMQGRLAPKDDAERAQGEAAGLDMDRIYGADDLVQGDNTFFVATGVTDGGLVEGVRRKGPIIKTESIVLRSKSGTIRRVLADHLAEKWLEPDQL; encoded by the coding sequence ATGACCAGCACCGACACCGCATCCCACTTCACGCATCCGGACCGGAACCTGGCCATGGAGCTGGTCCGGGCGACCGAGGCCGCGGCGATCCGGGCGACCCCGTGGATCGGCCGCGGAGACAAGAACGCGGCGGACGGCGCGGCGGTGGACGCGATGCGCAAGTTCCTGGGCACGGTGAACTTCGACGGCGTCATCGTCATCGGCGAGGGCGAGAAGGACAACGCCCCGATGCTGTTCAACGGCGAGCACGTCGGCAACGGCCGGGGGCCCGCGGTGGACATCGCGGTGGACCCGATCGACGGCACCTCGCTGACGGCGGCGGGGCGGCAGAATGCGCTGTCGGTGATCGCCGTCTCCGATCGCGGGACGATGCTGGATGCGTCGAGCGTGTTCTACATGTCCAAGATCGTGACCGGCCCGGAGGGACGCGGGGTCGTGGACCTGTCGCAGTCCATCGGCGACAACATCCGCGAGCTGGCGAAGGCCAAGGGCAAGCCGGTCGGCGAGATCCGCGTGGCGGTGCTGGACCGGCCGCGCCACGAGGGCCTGATCGAGGAGATCCGCTCGGCCGGCGCCGGCACCCGGCTGATGCTCGACGGCGACGTGGCCGGTGGCATCAACGCGGCGCGCTACGAGTCGCGCATCGACATGTGCGTCGGCATCGGCGGCAGCCCGGAGGGGATCACGACCGCGTGCGCCATCAAGGCGCTCGGCGGCTTCATGCAGGGCCGGCTCGCGCCGAAGGACGACGCGGAGCGCGCGCAGGGCGAGGCGGCCGGCCTCGACATGGACCGCATCTACGGTGCGGACGACCTCGTGCAGGGGGACAACACCTTCTTCGTCGCGACCGGTGTGACGGACGGCGGTCTGGTAGAGGGCGTGCGACGCAAGGGCCCGATCATCAAGACCGAGTCGATCGTGCTGCGCTCGAAGTCGGGAACGATCCGGCGCGTGCTGGCGGACCACCTGGCGGAGAAGTGGCTGGAGCCGGACCAGCTCTAG
- the fbaA gene encoding class II fructose-bisphosphate aldolase, with protein MPIATPDQYAEMLDKAKAGGFAYPAFNVSSSQTINAVLQGLTEAGSDGIIQVTTGGADYFAGQSVKARATGALAFARFATEVAKNYPVTVALHTDHCPKGALDDFVLPLIAASEEEVRAGRNPIFQSHMWDGSAVPLAENLEIAQDMIKRTKAINAILEVEIGVVGGEEDGVRHEGSNEALYTTLGDVEQAVEALGLGENGRYMAALTFGNVHGVYKPGNVKLRPELLKEIQDGLAAKYGTGPKPLDLVFHGGSGSTDAEIAEAVRNGVVKMNIDTDTQYAFTRSVAGYMFENYDGVLKVDGEVGNKKAYDPRAWGKVAESGMAARVVEATQQLGSAGHSGK; from the coding sequence ATGCCCATCGCAACGCCGGACCAGTACGCAGAGATGCTCGACAAAGCGAAGGCGGGCGGATTCGCTTATCCGGCGTTCAACGTGTCGTCGTCGCAGACGATCAACGCCGTGCTCCAGGGCCTCACGGAGGCCGGCAGCGACGGCATCATCCAGGTGACCACCGGCGGCGCCGACTACTTCGCCGGCCAGTCCGTCAAGGCGCGCGCAACCGGCGCGCTCGCGTTCGCGCGCTTCGCCACCGAGGTCGCCAAGAACTATCCCGTCACCGTCGCGCTGCACACCGACCACTGCCCGAAGGGCGCGCTCGATGACTTCGTGCTCCCGCTCATCGCCGCCTCCGAGGAGGAGGTGCGCGCCGGACGCAACCCGATCTTCCAGTCGCACATGTGGGACGGCTCGGCGGTGCCGCTGGCCGAGAACCTGGAGATCGCGCAGGACATGATCAAGCGCACCAAGGCCATCAACGCCATCCTCGAGGTCGAGATCGGCGTCGTCGGCGGGGAGGAGGACGGCGTGCGCCATGAGGGCTCCAACGAGGCCCTCTACACCACGCTCGGCGACGTCGAGCAGGCCGTCGAGGCGCTCGGCCTCGGCGAGAACGGCCGCTACATGGCCGCCCTCACCTTCGGCAACGTGCACGGCGTCTACAAGCCGGGCAACGTCAAGCTGCGCCCCGAGCTGCTCAAGGAGATCCAGGACGGCCTGGCCGCCAAGTACGGCACCGGCCCGAAGCCGCTCGACCTGGTCTTCCACGGCGGCTCCGGCTCGACCGACGCCGAGATCGCCGAGGCGGTCCGCAACGGTGTCGTCAAGATGAACATCGACACCGACACCCAGTACGCATTCACGCGCTCGGTCGCCGGCTACATGTTCGAGAACTACGACGGCGTGCTCAAGGTGGACGGCGAGGTCGGCAACAAGAAGGCGTACGACCCGCGCGCCTGGGGCAAGGTCGCCGAGTCCGGGATGGCGGCGCGCGTGGTCGAGGCCACGCAGCAGCTGGGCAGCGCCGGTCACTCCGGCAAGTAG